Proteins from a genomic interval of Actinoalloteichus hymeniacidonis:
- a CDS encoding helix-turn-helix transcriptional regulator: MSETAVVNKSVVNKSAVITVVIVHDEPAVSAGFAAWYQLASPWISVVAGGADPAVAWTRPGLDAEVVLYGVQQGDPVMRAAQVRKLTQSGRQVLLHAGNWPWNEAGSGAVRCLPRRVTRSQLVNATRLAARGSNATPLPSPPPPLLSPREVDVLRTWLRCPSKSTVAEELGLSARTVSSYLERIRFKYEHAGRTASTKADLLARALQDGLITLAEV, translated from the coding sequence ATGTCCGAGACTGCCGTGGTCAACAAGAGTGTGGTCAACAAGAGTGCTGTCATCACCGTGGTGATCGTCCATGACGAGCCTGCGGTGAGCGCGGGTTTCGCCGCCTGGTACCAACTGGCCAGTCCCTGGATCTCGGTGGTCGCCGGTGGGGCGGATCCCGCCGTCGCGTGGACTCGCCCCGGCTTGGATGCCGAGGTGGTGTTGTACGGCGTCCAGCAGGGCGACCCGGTGATGCGGGCCGCGCAGGTACGCAAGCTGACCCAATCCGGTCGGCAGGTCCTGCTCCATGCGGGTAACTGGCCGTGGAACGAGGCCGGTTCGGGCGCGGTGCGGTGCCTGCCCCGCCGAGTGACCAGGAGCCAACTGGTGAATGCGACGCGGCTGGCTGCTCGTGGCTCGAATGCGACGCCGCTGCCATCCCCGCCGCCACCGCTGCTGTCGCCCCGCGAGGTCGATGTGCTGCGCACCTGGCTGCGTTGCCCGTCCAAGTCCACGGTGGCCGAGGAACTCGGGCTCTCCGCCAGGACGGTGAGTTCCTACCTCGAACGCATCCGGTTCAAGTACGAGCACGCGGGCCGGACCGCCTCCACGAAGGCCGACCTGCTGGCGCGAGCCCTGCAGGATGGACTGATCACCCTCGCCGAGGTCTAG
- a CDS encoding DUF427 domain-containing protein codes for MSLTMGNGPFAKPLAGTLNFDLAAAAPASVIYLYGLDRRIRGEFAGEIIVDTVRATMVHETRLLPQWYLPLADVRPGVLIESDSRTHCPYKGDARYWHLSLNGRTVHDAAWSYPEPLPGSPDLRGLVAFYQERMDAWFEEDERLVGHPRDPFHRVDTRRSGRRVIVRIDGTVVGDSRNAVALFETGLPVRWYLPVDDVAVELLTPSDATSRCPYKGASVYYHLKGTPEGIDNIEDIAWSIPEPLPEAGAVAGHLSFDGHSVSVTVQD; via the coding sequence ATGTCACTGACCATGGGCAACGGGCCATTCGCGAAGCCGCTCGCGGGCACCTTGAACTTCGATCTGGCTGCGGCCGCGCCCGCCAGCGTGATCTACCTGTACGGCCTGGATCGCCGAATCCGCGGCGAGTTCGCGGGCGAGATCATCGTGGACACCGTGCGCGCCACGATGGTGCACGAGACCCGGTTGCTCCCGCAGTGGTACCTGCCGTTGGCCGATGTCCGCCCCGGCGTTCTCATCGAGAGCGACAGCCGCACGCATTGCCCCTACAAGGGCGACGCCCGGTACTGGCATCTGAGCCTCAATGGTCGGACGGTCCACGATGCCGCCTGGTCGTATCCGGAGCCGCTGCCGGGCTCCCCCGATCTCCGGGGGCTGGTGGCGTTCTATCAGGAACGGATGGATGCCTGGTTCGAGGAGGACGAGCGGCTGGTGGGCCATCCGCGTGACCCCTTCCACCGCGTCGACACCCGTCGTTCCGGCAGGCGGGTGATCGTCCGGATCGATGGGACGGTGGTCGGCGACAGCCGGAATGCCGTGGCGCTCTTCGAGACCGGCTTGCCGGTGCGCTGGTACCTGCCCGTCGACGACGTCGCCGTCGAGCTGCTCACGCCCTCGGATGCCACGTCGCGGTGCCCGTACAAGGGCGCCTCGGTGTACTACCACCTCAAGGGAACCCCGGAGGGGATCGACAACATCGAGGACATCGCCTGGAGCATTCCGGAGCCGCTGCCCGAGGCCGGTGCGGTCGCGGGCCACCTGAGCTTCGACGGGCATTCGGTCTCGGTGACCGTGCAGGACTGA
- a CDS encoding peroxiredoxin: protein MQTGDVVPDFTLPDEQDNPRSLTGLLESGPVVLFFYPAAMSVGCTAEACHFRDLAAEFGAQGAVRVGISGDSVSRQQEFTAKHTFDYPLLSDADGEVARLFGVRRRFGPLDIKRHTFVIDTDRRVLAVIKSEVRMSVHADKALEALRTRNRDTEATET, encoded by the coding sequence GTGCAGACCGGAGACGTCGTCCCCGATTTCACTCTTCCCGACGAGCAGGACAATCCCCGGAGTCTGACGGGGTTACTGGAGTCCGGCCCGGTGGTGCTGTTCTTCTACCCCGCCGCGATGTCGGTCGGCTGCACCGCCGAGGCCTGTCACTTCCGTGATCTCGCGGCGGAGTTCGGTGCGCAGGGCGCGGTCCGGGTCGGCATCAGCGGCGACTCGGTGAGCAGGCAACAGGAGTTCACCGCCAAACACACCTTCGACTATCCGCTGCTGTCGGATGCCGACGGGGAGGTCGCCCGGCTCTTCGGAGTTCGCCGCCGCTTCGGTCCGTTGGACATCAAGCGGCATACCTTCGTCATCGACACGGACCGACGGGTGCTCGCCGTGATCAAGAGCGAGGTTCGGATGTCGGTGCATGCCGACAAGGCATTGGAGGCGTTGCGGACTCGCAACCGCGATACCGAGGCCACCGAGACCTGA
- a CDS encoding sugar phosphate isomerase/epimerase family protein has product MSRLSLNQATVKYADLPGAVAACLRAEIPGIGLWREPVAEYGLRKTAALLRETDLVPTSMCRGGFFTSPDSDQRIKDLADNRAAIDECAELGVPELVLVSGGLPAGSQDIDGARALVLDSLAELAPYAGERGVRLAIEPLHPMFCSDRCVVATLDQALDLAMHFPAEQVGVVVDTYHIWWDPNVYRAIERAAGRISAFQVCDWITPLPEGVLLGRGMMGDGCIELRRMRRAVDAAGYTGPIEVEIFNETIWNTDPAEIAELTAARYLEHVH; this is encoded by the coding sequence CTGAGCCGATTGAGCCTCAACCAGGCGACCGTCAAATACGCGGATCTGCCCGGTGCCGTGGCGGCCTGTCTGCGGGCGGAGATACCCGGTATCGGGTTATGGCGCGAACCGGTGGCCGAATACGGTTTACGCAAGACGGCCGCGTTGCTGCGCGAGACCGACCTGGTCCCGACCTCGATGTGCCGAGGCGGATTCTTCACCTCGCCCGATTCCGATCAACGCATCAAGGATCTCGCCGACAATCGGGCCGCGATCGACGAATGTGCCGAACTCGGTGTCCCGGAGCTGGTGCTGGTCTCCGGCGGGCTGCCCGCCGGGAGCCAAGACATCGACGGCGCTCGCGCGCTGGTGCTGGACTCCCTGGCCGAATTGGCGCCGTATGCGGGTGAGCGCGGCGTCCGCTTGGCGATCGAACCGCTGCATCCGATGTTCTGCTCGGATCGGTGCGTCGTCGCCACTCTCGATCAGGCGCTCGACCTTGCGATGCACTTCCCCGCCGAGCAGGTCGGGGTCGTCGTGGACACCTATCACATCTGGTGGGACCCGAATGTCTACCGCGCGATCGAGCGGGCCGCCGGTCGGATCTCGGCATTCCAGGTGTGCGATTGGATCACGCCGCTGCCCGAGGGCGTGTTGCTCGGCCGGGGAATGATGGGCGACGGCTGCATCGAGCTTCGTCGGATGCGTCGGGCCGTCGATGCCGCCGGGTACACCGGGCCGATCGAGGTCGAGATCTTCAACGAGACGATCTGGAACACCGATCCCGCCGAGATCGCGGAATTGACCGCGGCGCGTTATCTGGAGCATGTCCACTGA
- a CDS encoding dihydrodipicolinate synthase family protein translates to MTLKLPTSTGEFLDYRPRESGALDAKGPSPTSRVLYAAAHVVADPLADNTPGQPARPDWEATMAFRRHLWAHGLGVADAMDTAQRGMGLDWATAAELIRRSGAEAKAVDGLLACGAGTDQLADDVTSIDEVIAGYTEQAAVVQDAGATVILMASRRLAAIAKGPEDYHQVYSTLLGQLDSPAILHWLGPMFDPALTGYWGSTDLDLATEVFLDVIKNHADKVDGVKMSLLDADREIGVRRRLPDGVRCYTGDDFHYPELIKGDEQGHSDALLGIFDAIAPAASAAVRSLDVGDTAAYDRILAPTVPLARHIFGTPTYYYKTGIVFLAWLSGHQEHFRMVGGLESARSVAHLAQLYRLADEAGLLPDAALAEQRMRLFLEMAGVTQ, encoded by the coding sequence GTGACTTTGAAGCTGCCCACCTCGACCGGCGAGTTCCTCGATTACCGACCCCGCGAGAGCGGCGCGCTCGATGCCAAGGGTCCGAGCCCGACGAGTCGGGTGCTCTATGCCGCCGCGCACGTGGTGGCCGACCCGCTCGCCGACAACACACCCGGCCAACCCGCCCGACCCGATTGGGAGGCCACCATGGCCTTCCGGCGCCATCTGTGGGCGCACGGCCTGGGCGTCGCCGACGCGATGGACACCGCGCAGCGAGGCATGGGGCTGGACTGGGCCACCGCCGCCGAGCTGATTCGGCGCAGCGGAGCAGAGGCCAAGGCCGTCGACGGGCTGTTGGCCTGCGGAGCGGGTACCGACCAGCTCGCCGACGACGTCACGAGCATCGACGAGGTCATCGCCGGTTACACCGAGCAGGCCGCCGTCGTGCAGGACGCGGGCGCCACGGTGATCCTGATGGCGAGTCGACGACTGGCCGCCATCGCCAAGGGCCCCGAGGACTATCACCAGGTCTACTCGACGCTGCTCGGGCAGCTCGATTCGCCCGCCATCCTGCATTGGCTCGGCCCGATGTTCGACCCGGCGTTGACCGGGTACTGGGGGTCGACGGACCTGGATCTGGCCACCGAGGTCTTCCTCGACGTGATCAAGAATCACGCCGACAAGGTCGACGGCGTCAAGATGTCCCTGTTGGACGCCGACCGCGAGATCGGGGTGCGCCGCAGACTTCCCGACGGTGTCCGGTGCTACACCGGGGACGATTTCCACTATCCCGAGCTGATCAAGGGCGACGAGCAGGGCCACAGCGACGCGCTGCTGGGTATCTTCGATGCGATCGCCCCGGCCGCTTCGGCCGCGGTGCGCTCGTTGGACGTCGGAGACACCGCCGCCTACGACCGGATTCTGGCGCCCACGGTGCCGTTGGCCCGGCACATCTTCGGCACGCCCACCTACTACTACAAGACCGGGATCGTCTTCCTCGCCTGGCTGTCCGGACATCAGGAGCACTTCCGGATGGTGGGCGGCCTGGAGAGCGCACGGTCGGTCGCGCACCTGGCGCAGCTGTACCGGCTGGCCGATGAGGCGGGGCTGCTGCCCGATGCCGCGTTGGCCGAGCAACGAATGCGGCTGTTCCTCGAGATGGCAGGGGTGACGCAGTGA
- a CDS encoding LacI family DNA-binding transcriptional regulator yields MAPTLVDVAARAGVSTATVSRVLNGNYPVSPATKARVLSALQELDYVVNGPARALAAASSDMLGVIVNDVSDPFFGILSSGIQWEAGGAELLAVICNTAGSPADELKYMQLLLRQRARAIVLTGGGREDPVHAERVAQLIRQCHERGARVVFCGRQAPPDSEAVSILFDNRGGARALTRHLLAMGHRRIAYVAGPDVNTTTSSRAAGHQDALSAAGLDPAESVILRGDFSRASGFAAGMELARRSVDCTAVVAANDLTALGVMAALREQGVRVPEDVSVAGFDDLPAAIDAAPALSTVRLPLREAAARAGRLAIGAEDMPGPDGLIWLSSELIVRDSVGTPGRGLVWALAKTGR; encoded by the coding sequence GTGGCGCCGACGTTGGTCGATGTCGCAGCCAGAGCCGGGGTGTCCACCGCCACGGTCTCCAGGGTGCTCAATGGCAACTACCCGGTCTCACCGGCAACCAAGGCCAGGGTGCTCAGCGCACTCCAGGAACTCGACTATGTGGTCAACGGGCCTGCCAGAGCACTGGCGGCGGCGTCCTCCGACATGCTCGGCGTGATCGTCAACGACGTCTCCGACCCGTTCTTCGGCATCCTCTCCAGCGGAATCCAATGGGAGGCGGGCGGCGCCGAACTGCTCGCGGTGATCTGCAATACCGCGGGCTCACCCGCCGACGAGCTGAAGTACATGCAGTTGTTGTTGCGGCAGCGGGCCAGGGCCATCGTCCTGACGGGCGGTGGGCGGGAGGACCCGGTGCACGCCGAGCGGGTCGCGCAGCTCATCCGCCAGTGTCACGAACGCGGCGCCCGCGTCGTCTTCTGTGGACGGCAGGCGCCCCCGGACAGCGAGGCCGTCAGCATCCTGTTCGACAACCGGGGCGGTGCGCGTGCTCTGACCCGGCACCTGTTGGCCATGGGACATCGACGGATCGCCTACGTGGCCGGACCCGACGTGAACACGACGACCAGTTCTCGTGCTGCGGGCCACCAGGACGCGTTGTCCGCTGCCGGACTCGATCCGGCGGAGAGCGTGATCCTGCGCGGCGACTTCTCCAGGGCATCCGGATTCGCCGCAGGCATGGAGCTGGCCCGCCGCTCGGTGGACTGCACGGCCGTGGTCGCGGCCAACGACCTCACCGCGTTGGGTGTGATGGCCGCGCTGCGGGAACAGGGCGTTCGGGTCCCCGAGGACGTCTCGGTCGCGGGCTTCGACGATCTGCCCGCCGCGATCGACGCGGCGCCTGCACTGAGCACGGTGCGACTGCCGTTGCGGGAGGCGGCGGCGAGAGCGGGCCGCCTCGCCATCGGAGCGGAGGACATGCCGGGCCCCGATGGCCTGATCTGGTTGTCCTCGGAATTGATCGTCCGTGATTCGGTGGGCACACCGGGACGCGGACTGGTCTGGGCGTTGGCGAAGACGGGACGCTGA
- a CDS encoding histone-like nucleoid-structuring protein Lsr2, with product MAQKVTVQLLDDIDGTVAEQTVKFGLDGMEFEIDLSTPNADKLRETLTPFMDNARRTGGRKRPGRGRVAGAPSGQADRERNQAIREWARTQGLKVSDRGRIPAEVIEAYDKQS from the coding sequence GTGGCGCAGAAGGTCACCGTCCAACTACTCGATGACATCGACGGCACCGTCGCAGAGCAGACGGTTAAGTTCGGACTAGACGGCATGGAGTTCGAGATCGACCTCTCGACCCCCAACGCCGACAAACTCCGCGAAACTTTGACTCCGTTCATGGACAACGCGCGGCGCACTGGCGGCCGTAAGCGTCCGGGTCGTGGCCGAGTCGCAGGCGCCCCTTCCGGGCAGGCCGACCGGGAGCGCAACCAGGCCATTCGGGAGTGGGCCAGGACTCAGGGCCTCAAGGTTTCCGACCGCGGCCGTATCCCGGCCGAGGTCATCGAGGCATACGACAAGCAGAGCTGA
- a CDS encoding histone-like nucleoid-structuring protein Lsr2: MAERVCVELVDDLDGEPAQHTVQFALDGVNYEIDLSDRNATSLRELLAPYITHGRPVSKGIEEADPVHERVERKKATDQIRAVAQRSKEQHRARLEAAAAAREAEVRRVAEERAAARGEIPLDVSALNLEAAPKADEPQEQKSKPEETGKPSVSLPHFSSANH; the protein is encoded by the coding sequence ATGGCCGAGCGTGTCTGCGTCGAACTGGTTGACGACCTCGACGGAGAGCCTGCCCAGCACACGGTGCAGTTCGCCTTGGACGGGGTTAACTATGAAATCGACCTCTCCGATCGCAACGCTACTTCGCTGCGCGAACTGTTGGCTCCTTATATCACGCACGGTCGTCCGGTCTCGAAGGGTATCGAGGAAGCGGACCCCGTTCACGAACGGGTGGAGCGCAAGAAGGCCACCGACCAGATCCGTGCGGTCGCCCAGCGTTCGAAGGAACAGCACCGTGCTCGTCTAGAGGCCGCTGCCGCCGCCAGGGAGGCCGAAGTGCGCCGGGTGGCCGAGGAGCGTGCCGCCGCTCGGGGTGAGATTCCGCTGGACGTCTCCGCATTGAACCTCGAGGCCGCCCCGAAGGCCGACGAGCCGCAGGAGCAGAAGTCGAAGCCCGAGGAGACGGGCAAGCCTTCGGTGTCGCTCCCACACTTCAGCTCCGCCAATCATTAG
- a CDS encoding LacI family DNA-binding transcriptional regulator → MFDQPSTGIATLVDVARAADVSLATASRVLNGSPRKVREDLRVRVMTAAAALNYAPNAQAQAMARGHTNVVGLVVHDIADPYFSSISAGVMRHAEDNGLIVTMASTLRRPEREVEYVAALRAQRAQAVVLAGSRVTDQALADRLADELARFQAAGGRVAMISQRHIEVDTITLENREGARSLALALYDGGYRRFGVLGGPENLMTARDRLAGFRDGLADRGGELPEQLVVHGDFTRDGGYHALRELLARRDDIECVFAVNDVMAVGAMAALRDLGRELPQEMAVAGFDDIATLRDVTPALTTVRVPLEELGTMAVGLVLDPDPAEPRTRRVRGEVVIRASTPRAKQNSHSPKIND, encoded by the coding sequence ATGTTCGATCAGCCATCGACCGGCATCGCAACGCTGGTCGACGTGGCACGAGCCGCCGACGTCTCACTGGCGACCGCGTCGCGGGTGCTCAACGGCAGCCCGCGCAAGGTCAGGGAAGATCTGCGGGTCCGCGTGATGACTGCGGCTGCTGCGCTGAACTACGCGCCCAATGCGCAGGCGCAGGCAATGGCTCGGGGTCACACCAATGTGGTCGGTCTCGTCGTGCACGACATCGCCGATCCCTATTTCTCCTCGATCTCCGCGGGTGTGATGCGTCATGCCGAGGACAACGGGCTGATCGTCACCATGGCCAGCACGCTGCGCAGGCCGGAGCGCGAGGTCGAGTACGTCGCCGCGCTGCGAGCGCAGCGTGCCCAGGCCGTGGTGCTGGCGGGCAGCCGGGTCACCGATCAGGCGCTGGCGGATCGGCTGGCCGACGAGTTGGCCCGCTTCCAAGCGGCGGGTGGCCGGGTCGCGATGATCAGCCAGCGCCACATCGAGGTCGACACGATCACCCTGGAGAACCGTGAGGGTGCGCGTTCCCTCGCCCTGGCCCTGTATGACGGCGGTTACCGACGCTTCGGCGTACTCGGGGGACCGGAGAATCTGATGACGGCCCGCGATCGCCTCGCGGGCTTCCGCGACGGGCTGGCCGACCGGGGCGGCGAACTACCGGAACAACTGGTGGTGCACGGCGACTTCACCCGGGACGGCGGCTACCACGCGCTGCGGGAACTGCTCGCCCGCCGGGACGACATCGAATGCGTGTTCGCGGTAAACGATGTCATGGCCGTCGGCGCGATGGCGGCGCTGCGCGATCTCGGACGCGAACTACCGCAGGAGATGGCGGTGGCGGGATTCGACGACATCGCGACGCTGCGCGACGTGACGCCCGCCCTGACCACGGTGCGAGTGCCGCTGGAGGAACTCGGAACGATGGCGGTGGGTCTGGTACTCGACCCGGATCCCGCCGAGCCACGAACCCGGAGGGTGCGTGGCGAGGTCGTCATCCGCGCCAGCACGCCGAGGGCCAAGCAGAACTCCCATTCGCCGAAGATCAACGATTAA
- a CDS encoding ABC transporter ATP-binding protein — protein MADVAYRGASRVFTGTPPVKAVDQLDLEVADGEFLVLVGPSGSGKSTALRMLAGLEDIDEGAIHIGGRDVTHTPPKGRDIAMVFQSYALYPHMTVAENMGFALKLRRTPKDQIKTKVDEAARMLDLTNYLDRKPKALSGGQRQRVAMGRAIVREPSVFLMDEPLSNLDAKLRVETRANIAALQQRLDTTTIYVTHDQVEAMTMGHRVAVLKDGLLQQCDTPRALYDTPTNAFVAGFMGSPAMNLKTATLTPQGAQLDGLTIPLTPETQKTLNTTTITLGIRPENLTLTTNNQPGIGLTVDLVEELGADAYVYATTTNTDTPERFIVRADAHNPPTIGQTITATLTTPHHTHLFHPETGQRITTN, from the coding sequence ATGGCCGATGTGGCTTACAGGGGTGCTTCTCGGGTGTTCACCGGAACCCCACCGGTCAAGGCCGTGGACCAACTCGATCTCGAGGTCGCCGACGGCGAGTTCCTCGTCCTGGTCGGCCCCTCCGGGTCCGGGAAATCCACCGCCCTACGCATGCTCGCCGGACTCGAGGACATCGACGAAGGCGCCATCCACATCGGCGGCCGCGACGTCACCCACACCCCACCCAAGGGCCGCGACATCGCCATGGTCTTCCAGTCCTACGCCCTCTACCCCCACATGACCGTCGCCGAGAACATGGGCTTCGCCCTCAAACTCCGCCGCACCCCCAAAGACCAGATCAAAACCAAGGTCGACGAAGCCGCCCGCATGCTCGACCTCACCAACTACCTCGACCGCAAACCCAAAGCCCTCTCCGGCGGACAACGCCAACGCGTCGCCATGGGCCGCGCCATCGTCCGCGAACCCTCCGTCTTCCTCATGGACGAACCCCTCTCCAACCTCGACGCCAAACTCCGCGTCGAAACCCGCGCCAACATCGCCGCCCTCCAACAACGCCTCGACACCACCACCATCTACGTCACCCACGACCAAGTCGAGGCCATGACCATGGGCCACCGCGTCGCCGTCCTCAAAGACGGACTCCTCCAACAATGCGACACCCCCCGCGCCCTCTACGACACCCCCACCAACGCCTTCGTCGCCGGCTTCATGGGCTCCCCCGCCATGAACCTCAAAACCGCCACCCTCACCCCCCAAGGCGCCCAACTCGACGGCCTCACCATCCCCCTCACCCCCGAAACCCAGAAAACCCTCAACACCACCACCATCACCCTCGGCATCCGCCCCGAGAACCTCACCCTCACCACCAACAACCAACCCGGCATCGGACTCACCGTCGACCTCGTCGAAGAACTCGGCGCCGACGCCTACGTCTACGCCACCACCACCAACACCGACACCCCCGAACGCTTCATCGTCCGCGCCGACGCCCACAACCCACCCACCATCGGCCAAACCATCACCGCCACCCTCACCACCCCCCACCACACCCACCTCTTCCACCCCGAAACCGGACAACGCATCACCACCAACTGA
- a CDS encoding Ppx/GppA phosphatase family protein — MKIAVLDVGSVAAKLEMVDCRPGVPLTMTRAIRVSTRLAEHTTRSGEILPPGIERVAEAVRRCVLAAAEGRATALLAYATSAVRDAVNQEVAIESIRAQSGIDLAFLRPEDEARLSYFAARRWYGWSYDQLALIDIGGGTMEVALGVGEEPSLAASLPLGAARLTREFLSGAPSSIQLQSLTAHVREALERALRGPRRRLDGRTRFVGGSKILTQLYRLASGAGGDDTPRPLLRSDLQRWIPPLARLEPRHRAVLPGVSSSRSAQILAGAVVAEAAMELLGSEGIDICPWGLRDAILLRLADAYRLVPDLLEQWVGDDELVRVLGVHLPVVAPAVIGAPRESLESGATISSISALPAPDRDSRVSKDQRW, encoded by the coding sequence ATGAAGATCGCCGTACTCGATGTCGGTTCGGTCGCCGCGAAGCTAGAGATGGTGGACTGCCGTCCCGGCGTGCCCCTCACGATGACCAGGGCGATCAGGGTCAGCACCCGCCTGGCTGAACACACCACCCGCAGCGGCGAGATCCTGCCGCCCGGCATCGAACGGGTCGCCGAAGCGGTGCGGCGGTGCGTGCTGGCCGCCGCCGAGGGTCGGGCGACCGCCTTGCTGGCGTACGCGACCTCGGCGGTGCGCGACGCGGTGAACCAAGAGGTCGCGATCGAGTCCATCCGGGCGCAGAGCGGCATCGACCTGGCCTTCCTGCGCCCCGAGGACGAGGCGCGGCTCTCCTACTTCGCGGCCCGGCGTTGGTATGGCTGGTCATACGATCAATTGGCATTGATCGACATCGGCGGCGGCACGATGGAGGTGGCCCTGGGCGTAGGTGAGGAACCGAGCCTCGCCGCCTCGCTGCCCCTGGGGGCGGCGCGACTGACCAGGGAGTTCCTCTCCGGTGCGCCCTCGTCGATACAACTGCAATCGTTGACCGCCCATGTGCGGGAGGCACTCGAGCGGGCACTGCGCGGCCCGCGCCGCAGGCTCGACGGGCGTACCAGGTTCGTCGGCGGCTCCAAGATCCTCACCCAGCTGTACCGACTGGCGTCCGGCGCCGGGGGCGACGACACGCCTCGCCCGCTGCTGCGCTCCGACCTGCAACGCTGGATTCCGCCGCTCGCCCGACTGGAACCCCGACACCGGGCGGTGCTGCCCGGCGTCTCGTCCTCGCGATCGGCGCAGATCCTGGCGGGTGCGGTCGTCGCCGAGGCCGCGATGGAACTGTTGGGCAGCGAGGGCATCGACATCTGTCCGTGGGGCCTGCGAGACGCCATTTTGTTGCGGCTGGCCGATGCCTACCGACTGGTGCCCGACCTGCTGGAACAGTGGGTCGGCGACGACGAGCTGGTCCGGGTGCTCGGCGTGCACCTGCCCGTGGTTGCTCCGGCGGTCATCGGCGCTCCCCGCGAATCACTGGAGTCCGGCGCAACCATCTCGTCGATCTCTGCGCTTCCTGCGCCCGATCGGGACAGCCGTGTCTCGAAAGACCAGCGGTGGTGA
- a CDS encoding phage holin family protein — protein MSQDAKPNYGTRHDERSTAELMGDLSGQLKRLVRDEMQSAVIELRSKGKKMGTGAGLFGGAGLLAFFGAGVLIATLVMLLALVMTPWIAGLVVGAALLLAAGLFAMVGRDKTRRATPPVPEQTMSSVRDDIGTIKGGAHR, from the coding sequence ATGAGTCAAGATGCGAAGCCGAATTACGGGACCCGCCACGACGAGCGGTCGACGGCGGAACTGATGGGTGATCTCTCCGGCCAGCTCAAGCGGCTGGTGCGCGACGAGATGCAGTCCGCCGTGATCGAGCTGCGCAGCAAGGGCAAGAAAATGGGCACCGGCGCAGGCCTGTTCGGCGGTGCGGGGCTGCTCGCGTTCTTCGGCGCGGGCGTGCTTATCGCCACGCTGGTGATGTTGCTGGCCTTGGTGATGACGCCCTGGATCGCAGGGCTGGTCGTCGGCGCGGCACTGCTGCTGGCGGCCGGACTGTTCGCGATGGTCGGGCGGGACAAGACGCGCCGAGCGACCCCACCGGTGCCCGAACAGACGATGTCCAGCGTCCGTGACGACATCGGCACGATCAAGGGAGGTGCACATCGATGA
- a CDS encoding DUF3618 domain-containing protein produces the protein MSDPRRRTGGTPLDSRAYAAPEQTPRSGGGRQGITDPDELRLDIDLTRDELGGTVDALAQKLNVSGRVSDEFHDRTQQMRASAAHLGEHADALAGRVSERLPDSAAQRFDKAIATIKANPGPSAAAALVGLALLRKAGRRRR, from the coding sequence ATGAGCGATCCACGACGACGTACGGGCGGTACCCCGTTGGATTCGCGGGCGTACGCGGCGCCGGAGCAGACCCCGCGATCCGGCGGTGGTCGACAGGGGATCACCGATCCCGACGAACTTCGACTCGATATCGACCTCACCCGCGACGAGCTGGGTGGCACCGTCGATGCCTTGGCGCAGAAGCTGAACGTCTCCGGACGGGTGTCCGACGAGTTCCACGACCGGACCCAACAGATGCGGGCCTCCGCCGCGCACCTGGGCGAGCATGCCGACGCCTTGGCCGGTCGGGTGTCCGAACGCCTGCCGGATTCGGCCGCACAGCGTTTCGACAAGGCGATCGCGACAATCAAGGCGAACCCCGGTCCCTCGGCGGCGGCTGCGCTGGTCGGCCTGGCGCTGTTGCGTAAGGCGGGGAGGCGACGTCGGTGA
- a CDS encoding DUF4235 domain-containing protein, with protein sequence MIGRLLYRPLGTLLGMLGGLAASSIFHRIWKRSTGRDDTPDASMEEYGWREVLAGAALHGAVFGTVKAAVDRAGAAGYRRATGVWPSKPRSQHAKN encoded by the coding sequence GTGATCGGCAGGTTGCTCTACCGGCCGCTGGGCACGCTGTTGGGCATGCTCGGCGGCCTTGCCGCCAGCTCGATCTTCCATCGGATCTGGAAGCGATCGACCGGCCGGGACGATACTCCGGACGCGTCGATGGAGGAGTACGGCTGGCGCGAGGTGTTGGCGGGTGCGGCGCTGCACGGAGCGGTGTTCGGCACCGTGAAGGCAGCGGTCGACCGAGCAGGTGCCGCGGGCTACCGCCGGGCCACCGGTGTCTGGCCCAGCAAGCCGCGTTCGCAGCACGCCAAGAACTGA